The following are from one region of the Nitrospira defluvii genome:
- a CDS encoding HEAT repeat domain-containing protein, whose product MRCILSLVILGVLLLPSEPSWARRDALTAEQKSQMERIDRVLITVLALSDKGPIEPGPLVDVVAARMKEFDYTPVTDAAQPYDAELKIKCEQKKTWEGSTTMGSDADLPDSPSRIWKGPACQLGYLLNGKKMAWRKEVRTDFDDAQAAATLAKAVDPTAFTMAKLQARLEDYDFPALITAEWGQEARLFRLYDDPKTPVARKVKLVSLFGELFSVKAIPRLLDGLNGTDRSIAKASALALGNIGQKETIPVLIKTMKNGAPDLRAPAAKALGIVGALHGDFTIVDPLLETLNTDDIAVKTEVAWALGKLPDMKSYEPLFALQKSLYKVHENDPDPNLVKLKEAVNWSIKQIDTWEHVQ is encoded by the coding sequence ATGAGATGCATCCTCTCGCTTGTCATCCTCGGGGTACTGCTCCTGCCCAGCGAACCAAGCTGGGCTCGCCGGGACGCCTTAACCGCCGAGCAGAAGAGTCAAATGGAACGGATCGATCGCGTGTTGATCACCGTGCTGGCCCTCTCGGATAAAGGCCCCATCGAGCCAGGCCCGCTCGTCGACGTGGTCGCCGCGCGCATGAAAGAGTTCGACTACACGCCGGTGACGGATGCCGCTCAACCTTATGATGCCGAGCTCAAGATCAAGTGCGAGCAGAAAAAGACGTGGGAGGGCAGCACGACCATGGGCAGTGATGCCGATCTCCCCGACTCGCCCTCGCGCATCTGGAAAGGACCGGCCTGCCAACTGGGCTATCTGCTCAACGGCAAGAAAATGGCCTGGCGGAAGGAAGTCCGAACGGACTTCGACGATGCCCAGGCAGCCGCGACGCTGGCCAAAGCCGTAGATCCAACCGCGTTCACCATGGCCAAGTTGCAGGCCCGCCTGGAAGACTACGATTTCCCCGCCCTCATCACCGCAGAGTGGGGGCAGGAGGCACGGCTGTTTCGACTCTATGATGATCCCAAAACTCCCGTCGCGCGCAAGGTCAAGCTGGTGTCCCTGTTCGGCGAGCTCTTCTCCGTCAAAGCCATTCCGCGTCTCCTGGACGGCTTGAACGGGACTGACCGCAGTATTGCAAAAGCCTCGGCCTTGGCACTGGGCAATATCGGGCAGAAAGAGACGATCCCGGTGCTGATCAAGACGATGAAGAACGGCGCGCCGGATTTACGGGCACCCGCGGCAAAGGCCTTGGGTATCGTCGGAGCGCTCCACGGTGATTTCACCATTGTGGATCCATTGCTCGAAACCTTGAACACCGATGATATCGCGGTAAAGACTGAGGTGGCGTGGGCGCTGGGAAAGTTACCGGACATGAAGTCTTATGAGCCACTGTTCGCCCTTCAGAAGTCACTCTACAAGGTCCACGAAAACGACCCCGATCCGAACCTGGTGAAGTTAAAGGAAGCCGTCAATTGGAGCATCAAGCAAATCGACACGTGGGAACACGTACAGTAG
- a CDS encoding type II toxin-antitoxin system VapC family toxin, producing MPYYYFDSTALVKRYSMERGTRVVNKLMVKRGKVAILPMWSVTELYSVLSVRAQQGEITRDDCYSVLYKFEMEAAQGLFQFISPTMETYLAARELILDYPALRSPQLLHLALALELKPLRLTVVSADKQLLAACRPAGLHIVNPEDD from the coding sequence ATGCCGTATTACTATTTCGACTCGACGGCGCTGGTGAAACGCTACAGCATGGAGCGCGGCACGCGGGTCGTCAACAAGCTCATGGTGAAGCGCGGGAAGGTGGCGATTCTTCCCATGTGGAGTGTGACGGAGCTGTACTCGGTGTTGTCCGTTCGCGCGCAGCAGGGAGAAATCACGCGGGATGATTGTTATTCCGTTCTCTACAAGTTCGAGATGGAAGCCGCGCAAGGACTCTTTCAGTTCATTTCCCCGACGATGGAGACCTATCTGGCGGCAAGGGAACTGATTCTCGACTACCCGGCCCTGCGTTCTCCGCAGCTCTTGCATCTGGCCCTCGCGTTGGAGTTGAAGCCGCTTCGCCTCACGGTCGTCAGCGCGGATAAGCAGCTTCTGGCCGCCTGTCGCCCGGCTGGGTTGCATATCGTGAATCCCGAAGACGACTAG
- a CDS encoding LPP20 family lipoprotein: MKRSSGAGLAIVLVLCAGCGWMGGPARPAWIDGNSAQYPASQYLVGVGQADSRPQATEQAYAAVSRIFKAEITAQAKDWESYLVVESRGQTNTERRLTLDNVTRVTTDKVLENVQILDTWFDQKARQYYALAGMNRAQAESAMVERLAELDRTIQTQVTEASHTQDKLSRVRNLKRAAKNLVLREAYNTDLRTIRSTGQGSPAAYRVAELTAELEQFLSTQYGMAVEVSGEQAEPLERALIEGLAQEGFSVAGHGAASGTTPVELLIKGTVRLWPIEVHDPHFRYVRWCTDAVIEETATHRVIGAVSRGGKEGHVTEREATAKAVRVMQQEFSAELARSVAAHVYGETDLPVAAAAPSGCPKETGASPLGR, from the coding sequence ATGAAGCGGAGCAGCGGGGCCGGCCTGGCCATCGTGCTCGTTCTCTGTGCCGGATGCGGGTGGATGGGTGGACCGGCCCGTCCCGCCTGGATCGATGGGAACAGCGCACAATATCCTGCCTCGCAGTATCTGGTCGGTGTCGGGCAGGCCGATTCCCGGCCGCAAGCCACGGAACAAGCCTATGCGGCGGTCTCCCGGATTTTTAAAGCGGAGATTACGGCCCAGGCCAAGGATTGGGAATCGTACCTGGTCGTGGAATCTCGCGGGCAGACCAACACCGAGCGCCGCCTCACGTTGGATAACGTGACCAGGGTGACGACGGATAAGGTGTTGGAGAATGTCCAGATTCTCGATACCTGGTTTGACCAAAAGGCGCGACAGTACTATGCTCTGGCAGGCATGAACCGGGCGCAGGCGGAATCGGCGATGGTGGAACGCCTCGCGGAGCTCGATCGCACGATTCAAACCCAGGTCACCGAAGCGAGTCACACCCAGGATAAACTCTCGCGAGTGCGTAATCTCAAACGGGCCGCCAAGAATCTGGTCCTGCGCGAAGCCTACAACACCGATCTTCGCACCATTCGATCGACCGGGCAGGGGAGTCCAGCTGCCTATCGAGTGGCCGAGCTGACCGCTGAATTGGAGCAGTTTCTCTCCACCCAGTACGGGATGGCGGTGGAGGTTTCCGGTGAACAGGCGGAACCGCTCGAACGCGCACTCATCGAGGGCCTCGCGCAGGAGGGATTTTCCGTTGCTGGACATGGCGCCGCCTCCGGTACCACGCCGGTGGAGTTGTTGATCAAGGGCACCGTGCGGCTGTGGCCGATTGAAGTCCACGATCCCCACTTCCGGTATGTTCGCTGGTGCACGGATGCCGTGATCGAAGAAACGGCGACGCATCGTGTGATCGGGGCTGTGTCGAGAGGCGGCAAAGAAGGGCATGTGACGGAACGCGAGGCTACGGCGAAGGCCGTGCGCGTCATGCAGCAGGAGTTTTCCGCGGAGCTGGCCCGCTCCGTGGCTGCGCATGTCTATGGAGAAACGGATCTTCCGGTTGCGGCCGCAGCGCCGTCCGGTTGTCCGAAGGAGACGGGGGCATCGCCCCTCGGTCGATGA
- a CDS encoding COG3014 family protein, with amino-acid sequence MAQAESEYGQRNRLLYSMDRGMTLHLAGDYVQSNSLLEQAAVEVERLYTRSIRTETAAFLTNDNMLPFEGDPYEHVMINVVKALNYAAMGQLTEAVVEARQIDHRLNVLSDSAKEKDGYREDAFARYLTGVLYESTGDLNNAFIAYRKAYEIYEATQGWSRTPMPPMLRADLLRTTDALHMTAEFEEYRRQFPETHWVPRGDQSNLAQVVVISYNGRAPRKEEAFLDIPISLSALQLVLLNRGVVHASNRQERRAADSVLYGLNGRVVRVALPRLVPQKTHVMQESVSLAPKEGAPISATSELVYNGTALAERALSDRMPGITTKALARAAVKFAAAEAATRGSQHAVNKGDAPWVGLLVGVLAHGLAVASEAADTRSWRTLPDEIQISRLWAPPGEYESRIQAVMRGGGAAQTGTSRPLMLRAGETVFLIQRVML; translated from the coding sequence ATGGCGCAGGCGGAGTCTGAATATGGACAGCGCAATCGACTGCTCTACAGCATGGACCGGGGCATGACGTTGCATCTCGCCGGCGACTACGTACAGAGCAACAGTCTGCTGGAACAGGCGGCGGTGGAGGTCGAACGGCTGTACACGAGAAGTATCCGGACCGAGACCGCCGCGTTTCTGACGAACGACAACATGCTGCCCTTTGAAGGCGACCCGTACGAACATGTGATGATCAACGTCGTGAAGGCGCTGAACTATGCGGCGATGGGGCAGCTGACGGAGGCCGTCGTCGAAGCGCGGCAGATCGATCATCGACTGAATGTGTTGTCGGACAGCGCAAAGGAAAAAGACGGCTATCGCGAAGACGCCTTTGCCCGCTATTTGACCGGGGTGTTGTACGAGTCGACGGGCGATCTGAACAATGCGTTTATCGCCTATCGCAAGGCCTACGAGATTTATGAGGCGACCCAAGGCTGGTCGCGCACGCCGATGCCGCCGATGCTGCGCGCCGACTTGCTACGGACGACCGATGCGCTCCATATGACAGCCGAATTTGAAGAGTACCGGCGTCAATTTCCCGAGACGCATTGGGTGCCGCGAGGGGACCAATCGAATCTCGCCCAGGTGGTGGTGATCAGCTATAATGGCCGCGCGCCGCGCAAAGAAGAAGCGTTTCTTGATATCCCGATCAGTCTGAGCGCGCTGCAGTTGGTCTTGTTGAACCGCGGGGTCGTGCATGCGTCGAATCGCCAGGAGCGTCGAGCGGCGGACAGTGTGTTGTACGGCCTGAACGGTCGTGTCGTGCGGGTGGCCTTGCCCAGGTTGGTGCCTCAGAAGACACATGTGATGCAGGAGTCCGTCAGTCTGGCGCCCAAGGAAGGAGCGCCTATCTCCGCAACATCCGAGTTGGTCTACAACGGCACGGCGTTGGCGGAGCGGGCCCTGTCCGACCGCATGCCTGGGATTACGACCAAGGCCCTCGCGCGGGCGGCGGTGAAATTTGCCGCTGCCGAAGCCGCGACGCGTGGATCACAACATGCGGTCAACAAAGGTGACGCGCCCTGGGTCGGGTTGCTGGTAGGAGTCCTCGCGCATGGCCTGGCGGTGGCTTCCGAGGCCGCGGATACGAGGAGCTGGCGCACGTTGCCCGATGAGATTCAGATTTCCCGCCTGTGGGCGCCGCCCGGCGAGTATGAAAGCCGGATCCAGGCTGTGATGCGAGGCGGCGGGGCCGCGCAGACGGGCACCTCCCGTCCCTTGATGCTTCGAGCGGGAGAAACAGTCTTCCTGATCCAGCGGGTGATGTTATGA
- a CDS encoding penicillin-binding protein activator LpoB, producing MIERRGRGVARRVAAVVLAGVAVAAGGCGHETRVTRVDTGVVTDLSGRWNDTDSQMVAEAMVKEALANPWLGNFTKGKNRQPVVIVGTVLNKSHEHINVQTFVNDLERELTNSQKVTFVAGKGEREEVREERREQAVHAREDTQKAPGKEIGADYMMRGSIATILDEQDGAKAVFYQVDLEMVDLENNVKSWFGQKKIKKVVEKKRTIF from the coding sequence ATGATCGAGAGGCGTGGGAGGGGAGTGGCACGGAGAGTCGCAGCCGTGGTGCTGGCCGGGGTCGCCGTGGCGGCCGGTGGCTGCGGACATGAAACCAGAGTGACGCGCGTCGATACCGGCGTGGTGACCGATCTCAGCGGGCGCTGGAACGATACGGACTCCCAAATGGTGGCCGAGGCCATGGTCAAGGAAGCGTTGGCGAATCCCTGGCTCGGGAACTTCACCAAGGGGAAGAACCGGCAGCCGGTCGTCATCGTGGGGACGGTGCTGAATAAGAGCCATGAGCATATCAATGTGCAGACCTTTGTGAATGATCTGGAGCGTGAGCTGACCAACTCGCAGAAAGTGACCTTTGTCGCCGGGAAAGGCGAACGGGAGGAAGTTCGCGAGGAACGGCGCGAACAGGCTGTGCATGCCCGTGAAGATACGCAAAAGGCGCCCGGCAAGGAAATCGGCGCAGACTACATGATGCGGGGGAGTATCGCGACGATTCTCGACGAACAGGACGGAGCCAAAGCGGTCTTCTACCAGGTCGATCTGGAAATGGTGGATCTGGAAAACAATGTCAAGTCCTGGTTCGGACAGAAGAAAATCAAGAAAGTGGTTGAAAAGAAACGCACCATTTTCTAG
- a CDS encoding caspase family protein, with amino-acid sequence MLSIAHAQVGKPEGLYYKSWAVVVGIENYLVAPKLPGALESAHAVAAALRELGFDEVIELQDKEASSRRLLQILNDYLPRKVGRQDRVVIFFSGHAGVTQDAQSKDLGYVVPWDAQVNNPGKAITLDQFKEFSRRSASKHVLLLFDANLRGWDVTAPQPLSLEGRLSPEDDTEKRSVQVITAAEKEETVAHGSGQSPFVTALVAGLKGAADLNKNGWVMASELATQVRQDVERETKGAQHPQFVQLEGDGDVILVEGRKEAFSLGKEPSTEADRMKEARVQYEQAFALLQQQKSAEEALERLNRAITYDPSFGDAYVLKSYIRLEVLPDLDESLAAARAAVQHAPQNPDSHYSLGMVLEKKGQPKEAEQAMQQALAVNPAYTDVYFSLGTLYADHLNEPQKSVDAFRRYLELGGQSERALRAVQGDAAPGEKPAP; translated from the coding sequence ATGCTCTCCATTGCCCACGCGCAGGTCGGAAAGCCGGAAGGCCTCTATTACAAGTCCTGGGCCGTCGTGGTCGGTATCGAAAACTACCTCGTTGCGCCAAAGCTGCCCGGGGCTCTTGAAAGCGCCCATGCGGTCGCGGCCGCGTTGCGCGAACTCGGCTTCGACGAAGTCATCGAATTGCAGGACAAGGAGGCAAGTTCGAGAAGGCTCCTGCAGATTCTGAACGACTATCTGCCTCGCAAGGTCGGACGACAGGATCGGGTCGTGATCTTTTTTTCCGGTCATGCCGGGGTGACCCAGGATGCGCAATCGAAAGATCTCGGCTATGTGGTGCCCTGGGATGCACAGGTCAACAATCCTGGGAAAGCGATTACCCTGGATCAATTCAAAGAGTTCAGCCGGAGGTCCGCATCCAAACATGTGCTCCTGCTGTTCGATGCCAACCTTCGCGGCTGGGATGTCACCGCGCCGCAGCCCCTCTCGTTGGAAGGCCGCTTGTCGCCGGAAGACGATACGGAAAAACGTTCCGTTCAGGTGATCACCGCCGCCGAGAAAGAAGAAACGGTGGCGCACGGATCCGGACAGAGCCCGTTTGTCACGGCTCTGGTAGCCGGATTGAAGGGGGCAGCCGACCTCAACAAGAACGGTTGGGTCATGGCGAGTGAACTTGCGACCCAAGTGAGACAGGATGTCGAGCGCGAGACCAAAGGCGCGCAACATCCGCAGTTCGTTCAACTTGAAGGGGATGGTGATGTCATCCTGGTGGAGGGGCGGAAAGAAGCGTTTTCACTCGGGAAGGAACCGAGCACCGAAGCGGATCGGATGAAAGAAGCCCGCGTGCAATATGAGCAGGCGTTTGCGCTGCTCCAGCAGCAGAAGTCGGCAGAAGAAGCGCTGGAACGGCTCAACCGCGCGATTACCTACGATCCGTCCTTCGGCGATGCCTACGTGCTGAAGAGTTACATCCGGTTGGAGGTGTTGCCCGACCTGGATGAATCGTTGGCGGCGGCGCGCGCCGCAGTCCAGCACGCGCCGCAGAATCCCGACTCGCACTACTCATTGGGAATGGTGCTTGAGAAGAAAGGCCAGCCGAAGGAAGCCGAGCAGGCCATGCAGCAGGCGTTGGCCGTGAATCCCGCTTACACGGACGTCTATTTTTCGCTCGGCACCCTCTATGCCGACCACCTCAACGAGCCGCAGAAATCCGTCGATGCGTTCCGCCGCTACCTGGAGTTGGGCGGACAAAGCGAACGCGCCCTCCGTGCCGTTCAGGGTGACGCTGCTCCCGGTGAGAAACCCGCTCCTTAG